The Urbifossiella limnaea nucleotide sequence CGTACATCTCGTACTCGCCCGTCCACATGTAGCTGCGGTCCAGGTCCACCGACACGTTCTTGCCGACCCACTCGTTGAAGTCGCCGGAGCAGATCGACAGGCAGTAGCGCATCTCGACCGCCGGCACCCGCATCGCCGTCTTGCCGCCGTAGCTCAGGCCGTAGAACGCGATGCGGGTGTGGTCCACGTACGGCAGCGTGACGAGCCAGTCGATGGTGCGCTGGTGCTGGCGGATGATGAAGCTGAACAGCGACAGCTTCAGCGGGTTAGCCTTCCGCTGGAGCTGGCGGAACGTGTTCTGGCCGATGTACGGGTTCTGCGGCGCGTACACGATGTAACCCTGCTCCACGAGCCGCCGCGAAAAGTGGTCGTAGACGGGGCTCTTCTCCACGTCGATGGTGTGCCGCGGCGTGCCTTCGAGGCCGTGCTGGCACACCACGACGGGCCGCTTCTCGCCGGCCTTCAGGTCCTTCGGCAGAAGCAGGATGCCGAGCGCGAACACGTCGTCGTACACGTCGAGCACGACCTCGTGGCCGGTGAACTTCTCCTCGTCGTACACCTGCCGCGTCCGCGGGTTCAGCGGCATCGTCGGCTCCGGCAGCTTGCCGATGACCTCGCTGTGGAAGTACTCGCGGAGCTGGTCGCTCGACTTCTGCCACGTCTCGGGGGTGGTGGCGTCGGCCTTGGCCCAGACGCCGCGGCGCACGGCCTCGCTGTCGCGCCACAGCTTCTGCGTGAACACCACCAGTTGGTCGAACTGCCGCTTGTGCCGCTTCGCCACCTCGATCGGCGGCAACGGGCTCGCCTTCGTGTACTGCGGCACGTTGTCGGTGTGGACGCCGAGCACCATCGACAGCACGTGCGCGTCGCCTTCGAGGAGGTTGCCGTTGTTCAGCGCCCGCGCCCGCCGCATCTCAGCCAGGTACGGTTCCACGTCGGGCGGGGCGAGCTTGCCGGGGGCCGCGCCGCCGCGGCCGGCGGCGGGCGGCAGTGGTCCTGGCCACGACGGCCACGCCAGGAACGGGTGGAGCGCCTTCCCGTCACCCACCGGGTCGGTCTGCGGCTCGACCGGCAGGAAGCGACCCGCCATCATCAGGTTCAACTCGGCGGTGCCGAACTCGGTCAGCTGGCCCCAGACGTTGCGGTCGAGCGGGCGGTCCCACGTCGTCTCGGCCGGCACGATGTCGCCGAGCGGGGCGACGAACTTGATGCGCGGGTCGAGCGCGCCGGCGAAGCGGGCCAGGTACGCGCCTTCGCCGTGGCCGTACAGCGCGACGCGCTTCCCGGCGTCGCCGGGGGTGTTCGCCGTGAGCCAGTCCACGCCGGCGAGAATCTTCTGCACCTCGTAGCCGGGCATGGTGCGGCCCATCTCGTAGGCCATGCGGTGGACGAACTCGCGGTGCGGCTGGTTCGTCTGCCGGTTCAGCTTCGGGTTCCCCGAGTGGTTGTCGTTGCGGTCGATCAGCACCGGCACCAGCACGCGGAACTGGTGGGCGATGCTGGGGGCGATCTGCACCGTCACCGGCACGCCGGGAACGAGGCCGCACACCTGTTCCGGCGTCCAGCCGGCGTGCGGCACCACGACCGCGACGCCCTTCGCCTTCCCCTTCGGCTCCAGCAGCAGCCCCTCGGCGTCCACCCCGGGCAGCGCCGCCCAGCGGACGTTGAACACGCGGAAGGCGTCCGATTCGGCGACGAGCGCGGAGGCGGTCGGGCTGCTGACGAACTCGAGCCGCGGTTCGAGGCGCTGGTCGACGACGCCGAGGTACTTGCGCAGCCGCTCGCGGTTCGGCTCGACGGACTTCTCGAAGTCGTCCTGGCTGTCGAAGTTCGGCTTCCAGCGGGCGGCGCGCTGCTTCGCCGAGTCGGCGGTGGCGCGGTCGAGGTACTTGTGGAGGCCGGCGACCATCTTCTTGGCCAGGTCGTCGGTGTCGGTGAGCG carries:
- a CDS encoding alpha/beta hydrolase family protein yields the protein MKHLLPTLLLLGAASAAPAAELPNTKPLTDTDDLAKKMVAGLHKYLDRATADSAKQRAARWKPNFDSQDDFEKSVEPNRERLRKYLGVVDQRLEPRLEFVSSPTASALVAESDAFRVFNVRWAALPGVDAEGLLLEPKGKAKGVAVVVPHAGWTPEQVCGLVPGVPVTVQIAPSIAHQFRVLVPVLIDRNDNHSGNPKLNRQTNQPHREFVHRMAYEMGRTMPGYEVQKILAGVDWLTANTPGDAGKRVALYGHGEGAYLARFAGALDPRIKFVAPLGDIVPAETTWDRPLDRNVWGQLTEFGTAELNLMMAGRFLPVEPQTDPVGDGKALHPFLAWPSWPGPLPPAAGRGGAAPGKLAPPDVEPYLAEMRRARALNNGNLLEGDAHVLSMVLGVHTDNVPQYTKASPLPPIEVAKRHKRQFDQLVVFTQKLWRDSEAVRRGVWAKADATTPETWQKSSDQLREYFHSEVIGKLPEPTMPLNPRTRQVYDEEKFTGHEVVLDVYDDVFALGILLLPKDLKAGEKRPVVVCQHGLEGTPRHTIDVEKSPVYDHFSRRLVEQGYIVYAPQNPYIGQNTFRQLQRKANPLKLSLFSFIIRQHQRTIDWLVTLPYVDHTRIAFYGLSYGGKTAMRVPAVEMRYCLSICSGDFNEWVGKNVSVDLDRSYMWTGEYEMYEFDLGNTFNYAEMAYLIAPRPFMVERGHDDGVGTDEMVSYEYAKVRYLYANRLKLPTRTEIEYQVGGHRVFSRGTFAFLARHLGR